The window GCACAAATAAAATGTAAATGTAACACTGCACTTTCACAATTGTCACAAATTTATATAATCTAAAAACAACCAAGGCCCAACCTGATTCCCAGGAAAGATTTGTAACAAGAGTTCCTCTAAACGATCAATATTGACAGCTACTGGAGAGCCGACTTGATGATACACCACTCCAACGAGTCTATTTTCATCATCAAATACaagagctccattcacaaaaccatCACATGAGTTAGCATCCAGCACAAAAGAATCTGAACCTACACAGCTGGGTAGGCCAAATATTTGTTAGTTTCAAACTAAAGACTAATATATTAGTGACAAATAAAATAAACGAGTCTAGAGCATACGTCACATGGCCATCGACGAGTGAAGGAGTGCCATATCTGAGGTCATATAAGAACAACTTCTGACCCACTACAACCTCTCCTCCAAATTCAATGGAATCACAGTGATGGAATTCTGTTTTACAAGATAGCACAGTCAAACTTATTTCCCCTTCTGTATTCTCAAAGGTCTTTGTTTGCATAGCATCTGTGGGCACAGGTAAAACATCACTGTCATCAGGAAGAGGAAAGTTTAGGACATGATGACCAAATGGAGATTCGTCTTCACGCTGTTTCATTAGAGCACTCTCAAAAAGAAGGCAATACGATCCTTGATGCGCCCTAAGATTGATGACAGGAATGAATG of the Triticum dicoccoides isolate Atlit2015 ecotype Zavitan unplaced genomic scaffold, WEW_v2.0 scaffold66178, whole genome shotgun sequence genome contains:
- the LOC119347386 gene encoding uncharacterized protein LOC119347386 yields the protein MARKRAIFRNFPKWWLFKLRKRKARRLAPLPPPSPPPLPPPPSPPPPQSPTPPPPAIPEPYFSPVTHNQERRDQIANALVMLAIGDPEAEDESYDTFIPVINLRAHQGSYCLLFESALMKQREDESPFGHHVLNFPLPDDSDVLPVPTDAMQTKTFENTEGEISLTVLSCKTEFHHCDSIEFGGEVVVGQKLFLYDLRYGTPSLVDGHVTCVGSDSFVLDANSCDGFVNGALVFDDENRLVGVVYHQVGSPVAVNIDRLEELLLQIFPGNQNMDDFYQSLEQM